GCGGCAATGAGAATCCCAGTTGAATAATGGATTGGTCCGTCTCCCCAATCCGCCCGCCCGCCACCCCCACTTTCACGTCGGGATACGGCTCCAGCCGTGCCCGCCGATACGACAACTCCGCTCGGTCCAGGTTCGCTTGCGCCGCCGCGGCGCTCGGATGCCGCGCCAGCCAGCCATCCCCGTCTGCTCCCGTCAGCCCGGCGTCCGGGGCTTCCGCCAGCGCCCCCGAAAGCGCGGCGTCCTTCAGGTCCGGCCGGCCCAGCAGCGTGGCGAACACCTGCCGCGCCGTGGCCAGCTCGCGCTGGAACCCGTTCAACTCCGTCCGCGCCTGCTCCAATTGCACTTCCGCCCGCAACTGTTCCTGATACGCCGTCGCCCCGGCGTCCACCCGCTTCCGCGCCGTGGCCGCCGATGATTCCGCCACCGCCACCAGTTGCGTGGACACCTCGACCAGCCGCTCCGACGCCAGCACCCGGAAGAACCCTGCCTTCACGTCCCGGACGATCTCCGTCCGGCGCACCGCCAGTTCCGCTTCCGACAGCTTCACCCCCGCGCCGCCGATTTGCTTATCCAGCGACTTCTTTCCCGGATACGGCAGCGTTTGCGCGATTCCAATGGTCTGCTTCGCGTCCGAGAACCCCCGGCCGTTGCTCACCGGCCAGTCTTCCGCACTCAGTTCCAACTCGGGATTGGTCCACTTCTTCGCCTGGTAGGCTCGCCCGGACGCCGCGTCCACCCGCGCGCCAGACGCGCGCAACTCCGGGTTGCTCGCCAGCGCCAGCCGCA
This is a stretch of genomic DNA from Fontisphaera persica. It encodes these proteins:
- a CDS encoding TolC family protein, whose translation is MKRKLILRWCRWSALAVLVAGGARLGLAAQGPEMVNTNALTLDDAVRLALASNPELRASGARVDAASGRAYQAKKWTNPELELSAEDWPVSNGRGFSDAKQTIGIAQTLPYPGKKSLDKQIGGAGVKLSEAELAVRRTEIVRDVKAGFFRVLASERLVEVSTQLVAVAESSAATARKRVDAGATAYQEQLRAEVQLEQARTELNGFQRELATARQVFATLLGRPDLKDAALSGALAEAPDAGLTGADGDGWLARHPSAAAAQANLDRAELSYRRARLEPYPDVKVGVAGGRIGETDQSIIQLGFSLPLPLIDRGKGKQQEARANVSVAEAELHGVQQQLQREWANAQKRYRTAAEQVARYREKILPKADEALRLVQTGFEQGKFGFIDLVDTQRTTAEARLAYQQKLLELNVAQAELEALLRPQANQHLTTK